The Pyrenophora tritici-repentis strain M4 chromosome 10, whole genome shotgun sequence genome contains a region encoding:
- a CDS encoding DUF2410 multi-domain protein, which produces MLATSTRPATHHTVTALKRWSCDDKHLPAVSEIKAIHVYDFDNTLFASPLPNKQLWNSATIGQLGSPDMFLNGGWWHDSSILAATGEGLEKEEARAWQGWWNEQIVELVESSMAQKDALSVLLTGRSESNFSDLVKRIVRSKGLNFDMVCLKPAIGPAGQKFRSTMEFKQELLKDIVYTYKDAEKLNIYEDRVKHTKGFRDFFFQFNEDLMRAQNHSSRQPITTEVIQVPENATQLDPVAEIAAIQKMINAHNIQVKAGSVPPGTPPYQIKKTVFYTGYMIPSDVTEKLTSLVSLQQGGPKDDIRFLANSILITPKPCPRSILEKVGGIGARVRWKVTAISCFENKLWAARVETVPKGTKFYSENPVPTVVLAIRKNGRPADAARIVNWHPVTQEQAIEFDSVVGEKQMLRIEEETANESEYESYFPNKSHRREDQNGRNDNYRPNNGRGGRDKDDRPGGYRGGNRDRVIQPTPGRRAE; this is translated from the exons ATGCTAGCAACCTCGACCCGGCCGGCGACACATCACACCGTGACGGCGCTGAAGAGATGGTCATGTGACGACAAGCATCTTCCTGCTGTGTCGGAAATCAAGGCCATCCATGTCTACGACTTTGACAATACTT TATTCGCCAGCCCTCTCCCGAACAAACAGCTATGGAACAGCGCCACGATTGGTCAGCTGGGCTCTCCCGACATGTTCCTCAACGGAGGCTGGTGGCACGACTCAAGTATTCTAGCCGCGACTGGCGAAGGCCTCGAAAAGGAAGAAGCACGCGCTTGGCAAGGCTGGTGGAACGAACAGATTGTCGAGCTGGTGGAATCATCAATGGCCCAGAAAGACGCCCTCAGTGTGCTACTGACCGGCCGCTCAGAGTCCAACTTCAGTGACCTCGTTAAGCGTATCGTGCGAAGCAAGGGCCTGAACTTTGACATGGTTTGCTTGAAGCCAGCCATCGGGCCCGCAGGCCAGAAGTTTAGGAGTACCATGGAATTCAAGCAAGAGTTGCTCAAGGATATCGTCTACACATACAAGGATGCCGAGAAGCTGAACATTTACGAGGACCGAGTGAAGCACACCAAGGGCTTCCGCGACTTCTTCTTCCAGTTCAACGAGGATCTGATGAGGGCACAAAACCACTCGTCACGTCAACCCATCACCACCGAAGTCATACAGGTACCCGAGAATGCGACACAACTCGACCCGGTTGCTGAAATCGCGGCCATCCAGAAGATGATCAACGCGCACAACATACAGGTCAAGGCCGGTAGCGTTCCGCCGGGTACACCGCCCTACCAAATCAAGAAGACGGTCTTCTACACTGGTTACATGATACCTTCCGATGTGACGGAGAAGTTGACTTCCCTTGTCTCGTTACAACAAGGAGGTCCGAAAGACGACATCAGATTCCTCGCCAATAGCATACTTATCACACCAAAGCCATGTCCAAGGAGTATTCTGGAAAAGGTTGGCGGTATTGGAGCAAGAGTCAGATGGAAGGTGACGGCCATCTCTTGCTTCGAGAATAAGCTCTGGGCAGCAAGGGTCGAGACTGTGCCCAAAGGGACCAAATTCTACTCTGAGAATCCAGTACCGACCGTGGTCCTCGCCATTCGGAAAAATGGCAGACCAGCAGATGCCGCACGCATCGTCAACTGGCATCCAGTGACTCAAGAACAGGCCATCGAATTCGATAGTGTTGTAGGCGAGAAGCAGATGTTACGCATAGAGGAAGAGACTGCCAACGAGAGCGAGTACGAGAGCTACTTTCCCAACAAGTCTCACCGCAGGGAAGATCAGAATGGTCGCAATGACAACTACCGACCAAACAACGGACGAGGAGGCAGGGACAAAGATGATCGACCAGGGGGTTACCGTGGCGGCAACCGAGATCGCG TTATTCAGCCCACTCCAGGCCGACGAGCCGAATAG
- a CDS encoding EMG1 domain containing protein: MAPLKPEDSSLSPERPSSRDRDSSERGKKRARTQSMPPPELPKLVAEQHVPIPTNDKDTQRLIVVLCNATLETYKASHGTGRGPGAREDKYNLLNSDDHIGVMRKMGREISEARPDITHQCLLTLLDSPINKAGKLQIYIQTSKNVLIRVSPTVRIPRTFKRFAGLMVQLLHRHQIRSTSSQEKLIEVIKNPITDHLPPNCRKVTLSFDSEIVRVSDYIGGLNKGESIAVFVGAMAKGNDDFANHIKDDSIAISQFNLSASVTCSKFCHAAEDVWNIF, from the exons ATGGCTCCCCTCAAACCCGAAGACTCTAGCTTGTCACCCGAAAGACCCTCTTCTCGGGATCGAGACTCATCCGAGCGTGGGAAGAAGCGCGCAA GAACACAATCGATGCCTCCACCAGAGCTACCAAAACTGGTCGCCGAGCAACATGTCCCGATTCCCACTAATGACAAGGACACGCAACGGCTGATTGTCGTCCTTTGCAATGCCACTCTTGAGACATACAAGGCGTCCCATGGCACAGGCCGGGGTCCTGGCGCGCGCGAAGACAAATACAACCTTCTCAACAGCGACGATCATATCGGTGTAATGCGCAAAATGGGGCGCGAAATCAGCGAAGCTAGGCCAGACATTACACACCAA TGTCTTCTTACACTCCTCGACTCGCCAATTAACAAGGCGGGAAAGCTCCAGATCTACATCCAGACCTCCAAGAACGTACTGATCAGGGTCAGCCCTACAGTGCGCATTCCTCGGACATTTAAGCGCTTTGCTGGTCTTATGGTGCAGCTACTGCACAGACACCAAATTCGGTCAACGTCATCCCAGGAAAAGCTGATCGAGGTCATCAAAAATCCCATCACGGATCACCTCCCGCCCAATTGCCGCAAGGTCACGCTTAGCTTCGATTCGGAAATTGTACGTGTCAGCGACTACATCGGCGGTCTTAACAAGGGCGAGAGCATTGCAGTATTCGTCGGAGCCATGGCCAAGGGCAACGACGACTTCGCGAATCACATCAAGGACGACAGCATCGCTATTAGCCAGTTCAACCTTAGTGCCAGCGTTACCTGCAGCAAGTTCTGCCATGCCGCCGAGGACGTATGGAACATTTTCTAG
- a CDS encoding FabG, Dehydrogenase with different specificities (related to short-chain alcohol dehydrogenase) gives MSSQSNQAALPLQGKVAIVTGASRGIGAGLALELARRGAKVALVYTSPKSGNLVEEVASNIKALGNGSDSTVIQADLRHVDTPSKIVGATREAFGDKIDILVNNAGVLTAKAVTETTAEDYAAIFDVNVRAPLLLTGAVAPHLRAPGRIINMSSIGARKCFANFSLYAGSKAAIEGITRSLAQELGEAGHTVNAVAPGPVESDMLSDVPKEIVEDQLKQTAVERRVGTVDDVSRIVAWLCGEDAKWVSGQTISASGGFLML, from the exons ATGAGTTCACAATCAAACCAGGCCGCACTCCCTCTCCAGGGCAAAGTTGCCATAGTCACAGGCGCTTCGCGAGGTATCGGAGCTGGCTTGGCGTTAGAGTTGGCGCGAAGAGGAGCAAAG GTGGCGCTCGTCTATACTTCCCCGAAGAGTGGAAATTTGGTGGAAGAAGTTGCATCAAATATCAAGGCTCTTGGCAATGGCAGCGATTCGACAGTCATCCAAGCCGATCTCAGACACGTCGATACGCCATCGAAGATTGTGGGGGCAACCCGAGAAGCTTTCGGGGACAAGATTGACATACTGGTCAATAACGCTGGCGTGCTCACAGCAAAAGCGGTCACGGAGACGACAGCAGAAGATTACGCGGCAATCTTCGACGTGAACGTTCGCGCTCCGCTGCTCCTCACGGGTGCGGTAGCGCCCCATCTGCGCGCACCAGGGCGAATCATCAACATGTCCTCGATAGGAGCTCGTAAATGCTTCGCTAATTTCTCGCTCTACGCTGGATCCAAAGCAGCCATAGAAGGGATAACACGAAGCCTAGCACAAGAGTTAGGCGAAGCGGGACATACCGTCAACGCTGTCGCGCCGGGACCAGTGGAGTCGGATATGCTGAGCGACGTGCCCAAAGAGATTGTGGAGGACCAATTGAAGCAGACGGCGGTGGAGCGAAGGGTGGGCACGGTCGACGACGTTTCCAGAATTGTGGCATGGCTCTGTGGCGAAGACGCAAAATGGGTTTCGGGTCAAACCATCTCCGCAAGTGGCGGGTTTTTGATGCTGTGA
- a CDS encoding Lactamase-B domain containing protein has translation MTETPPNLPWHTIPASEATCKVHLIQAGGIRIPTDLVLLPGPDSPQDPKDSHDENGERIRFYGPDYVFLIEHTPTRHKYIFDLGIRKDLGNLPPYIIKNALPTFLCEPKSPADILNEHGSPDQQPENVKAVIFSHMHFDHLGDGAKAGFGEAELWVGPTCCTYARPGYPVEEDAPVSSDTLPVDGSRKIVESYIPDDVLREAGDKRAGQVMEGMRKGKYAAVDLKKPEWKGVGAFDRAYDVFGDGSAYIIDAPGHSPGHQMMLLRTTSGSTESDDTFVLLAGDGYHHPALIKDPRLTARSPYAKAGMHVDPEQALDTIYRTREFARRENVWVIGAHDTSIGEGIQPGAKELTGLITINDWHKKGWKNASQGSP, from the coding sequence ATGACAGAAACACCGCCCAACCTACCATGGCATACCATACCCGCCTCAGAGGCAACCTGCAAAGTCCACCTTATCCAAGCTGGCGGGATCCGTATCCCAACGGACCTAGTCCTCCTCCCTGGCCCAGATTCGCCACAAGACCCCAAAGACTCTCATGACGAGAACGGCGAACGGATAAGGTTCTACGGCCCAGACTACGTATTCCTGATTGAGCACACACCTACCAGACACAAGTACATCTTTGACCTGGGCATACGAAAAGATCTCGGAAATCTACCCCCATATATTATCAAAAACGCTCTCCCAACCTTTTTATGTGAGCCAAAATCCCCAGCTGACATCCTGAACGAGCATGGGAGTCCGGATCAGCAGCCCGAGAACGTCAAGGCTGTCATCTTCTCGCACATGCATTTTGATCACCTGGGTGACGGTGCAAAGGCTGGATTTGGGGAAGCAGAGTTGTGGGTTGGACCTACGTGTTGTACTTATGCACGCCCTGGGTATCcggtagaagaagacgcgcCGGTGTCGAGCGATACGTTGCCGGTTGATGGAAGTAGGAAGATAGTGGAGAGCTATATCCCTGACGATGTACTGAGAGAAGCAGGTGATAAGAGAGCGGGACAGGTCATGGAGGGTATGAGAAAGGGGAAATATGCAGCTGTCGACCTCAAGAAGCCAGAGTGGAAGGGTGTCGGTGCTTTTGACAGAGCTTACGATGTGTTTGGCGATGGATCAGCGTATATCATCGATGCTCCTGGACATTCACCGGGTCATCAAATGATGCTGCTGAGAACCACTTCAGGCTCTACTGAAAGTGATGATACTTTTGTGCTGTTGGCAGGTGATGGCTACCACCATCCTGCTCTAATCAAAGATCCCAGGCTCACTGCCCGTTCCCCCTATGCAAAGGCCGGTATGCACGTCGACCCCGAACAAGCCCTCGACACCATATACCGCACACGAGAATTCGCAAGAAGAGAGAACGTATGGGTGATAGGAGCCCATGACACGAGTATCGGCGAAGGTATCCAGCCGGGAGCCAAAGAACTAACGGGTCTAATCACAATCAATGACTGGCACAAGAAGGGGTGGAAGAACGCATCTCAAGGCAGTCCTTAG
- a CDS encoding DDE-3 multi-domain protein encodes MPGTGHRLQPAVLQAILDRIAACESDRAISRATGASRNTVAKLRLSLEFWGVPYPPRCVRLGRPSILRQAQREGLQAYLNGSPGAYMDEMRDFLYDEYDVRISLASVYRELEKMRWSRKLATKRAKEQSEPLRRLYLARMAQHYKAEQIVALDESACNERTGDRKYGWSPIGEPVELSHSFRRSERWSLLPAMTIDGYISYKIFQGAITSEILEDFLEFQVLPFCNPHPGPASVIVLDNASIHRSERVRVLCQSAGVLLEYLPPYSPDFNPIEKSFKQLKGWMKRNSAQAENFIDFGVFLEYAAQLVCCNINCRSWFHRCGYPY; translated from the coding sequence atgccaggcaccggccaccgcttgcagcccgctgttctccaggctatcctcgaccgaattgctgcctgcgaaagtgatcgagccatctctagagctacaggtgcgagccgtaacacagtagcaaagctgaggttgagcttagagttttggggcgtgccttatccgccgcgctgcgttcgacttgggcggccatctatactccggcaagctcagcgcgaaggccttcaggcatacctcaatggctcaccgggcgcatacatggatgagatgagggacttcttgtacgacgagtacgacgttaggataagccttgcgagcgtttaccgagagctagagaagatgagatggtctcgcaagcttgcaacaaagcgggcaaaggagcagagtgagccactccgccgcctctatcttgccaggatggcgcaacactataaggcggagcagatcgttgcgttggacgagagcgcctgcaatgagcgtacgggcgaccgcaagtatggctggtctccaatcggggagccggtggagctatcacacagcttcaggcgatcagaacggtggtcgctgctgccagccatgacgatagatggctacataagctataagatctttcaaggcgcgattacatctgagatcctagaagacttcttagagtttcaagtgctgccgttctgcaatcctcacccagggccagcctcagtaatcgtgcttgataacgcctccatccatcgatcagagcgtgtacgggtgctttgccaaagtgctggagtactccttgagtatctgccgccatactcaccagatttcaaccccatcgagaagagctttaagcagctcaaggggtggatgaaaaggaattcagcgcaagcggagaacttcattgactttggggtctttcttgagtatgcagcgcagctggtgtgctgtaatattaactgcagaagctggttccataggtgtggctatccctattaa